gaacatctaggaggcTACAGTTTATTCCATTCAGTCAGGATAgtggcttgtggatatgatgtctgacattAAAATGTCCAGTAATCTTCAATCTCAgttctgttgggttgcaattctcatCATCCCCAGTTTGCATGGTCAATAATCAAAAGTGAAAGTTGTctttcagtaacatctggggactcaaattgggtaaaaacaaAAGAGCACTAATTgctatgaatatagatatatagctgGCCCTCTGTGGATTcagcagccctttgaaggcaaccataaggctgatgtggccctcaatgaaaatgagtttgacacccctgacaTATGTTGACTACTTCATCAGTTAAATGagaaaaccatttttttaattgcaaaacCCCTTAATGTTGTTTCACTTAAGAAGCAAAGTCTGAGTGCTTATGAAAAGTTATCTACTAGCAAAAAAATCATAAATCTACAAAGTATAATAATTGGTTTACTATTATTTGTTTAGAATATTCATTCATCCCAAGAGCCCTTGGACAGCAGCAACACAACAGCTGCAATCTACCAAACTCTGAGGTTGTGTAGTCTCTGTTTTAATGGGTTCATAAGTGTCGTCTGTTTAAGTTGGGTTGACAAAACTAAGACTGCGGTGTTGTAGAACTCCTACTGCAGATTCCCTGGAGTTTAGAGCTTATTTCTTTCCAGCAAAAGTATGATTTACTACAGTGACTGTAAAATTTTTGAATTAGTACTTAAAGTGACATTGTGGTTTTCCCATATGGCTGAGGTttgtagtggtctctggaagtgagtgaaggtactacatgtcccatcatctgtggtccgtcctcccccaaaccgtaccagaatgttgagtgggtcatggggcctctgtgtgccaagttttgtccttaTCCGTCATTGCCTGAGAAATGCCTTATATTGGTACATGGGACTTCCCAATGCTGTGGAAATGTTGACTACTGAGGACATCTAGTGTGGCCTTGTGTGAACTGTAATACTAACAGATGCTCATCAGTCCTCatgctttcatttatttattgcaaataGTCTATATTTCATAACTCAGCTAgcaaattatttatgtatttcagaTGTCTCTTAGAGGTTCAACTCCTCTTGGAGCTTTCACAAAATCTGTGCAACTTTGTGGGGATCAAGTCCAGGGCGTCATTCATTCAGCTCAGGCCTCCTCGGTCATTCATTCACCCCAAGGGCAATCGGCACAGGTAAATGGCTAACTTTGGGCAGACACCTGTTGTCTGAAATATTTAACACACTTTAACCTAACCAGCATTGCCAATATAATGCCATTATCTTTTGCAATGGCATCTGAGAGAAATGAAAAGTCAAGAAATTTCTCTATATCTGTAATTAAGCAGCAGTATTGTTTCTATGTATTAAACTGTGCCTGATATTTTTCTCAGCTCTGCTCCAATGTAAACCAAATGGTATCACTTATTCTGTAGAGCCTGTTTATACCTCAGATGAAAGCAAGCACCATATATTGTTTCTGAGTTACttccttcagccagagaaatgtACTGACGGTTTCTCAAGGCCCCCTCCTTGTGGCATTAGCAGTGCTGTGACTTGGATGTGAACATGGAACTCAAGATCTGAAGGCCTTAAGTAGAGGCAGTCGCTGGGTTACAGACAAGATATGTTGTGTAGGATTTTTctggttgaatttgtatgtaaagcaGAACAgtgtatctctctctttctctccccctccccctctctctgtgtgtatacacacacacacacacacatatataggcttTGGATAGCTGAGGGGAGGGTTAAAACCCCTGTAATATTTTTTAGCTGTCTGTGCCCATGTTCAAAgaacttcacctcactttctgtccctgtgtgaattgaattttgaaaaatgtggcttattGTGCAAAAAAGAATTGGTGAAAAATCTTCAGTGGAGATATGCTTTCCCTATGAAAActcttctaggagtgaatttcccttcctaggggcagatttttctcacttcctgttgtctcaccattTGTAAcaggagccccagtggcgcaatgggttaaacccctgtgccaccaggtctgctgactgaaaggtcagcggttcgaatccagggagcgggatgagcttccatctggcagctccagcttcctatgcggagacatgagggaagcctcccacaggatggtgaaacatccggccatcccctgggcaacatctttgtagacgaccaattctgtcacaccagacatgacttgtagtttctcaaatcactcctgacacgaaaaaaacaaacaaaaccaaaaccatTTGTGGAGTCagatgtaagtcggatgtttgtaacttggggactatctgTATATAGAAGTGTTGCTTATTTACCTTCCACCATCATCCCTACACCCTCATTTCTGCTGCGTTGAATTATAGATTACAGAGCACCCATGGTGATCATGAGGTTGGTTCCTAACACACCAAAATCCTTGGATGCTTAAGCCCCATTATATATAAATGggatagtaaaattgtgtcccttgtaGAAAACGGCAaaatcagtttgtttgtttttttggataTTTTGTGTGTGGGTGGTTTATTCCATGGACATGGAGGGCCAAGTGTATAAGCCCCTTGAGTCAGGGCTTTGTCCTCTTATATTATGAAAAGCCCATTACATGTTGGTGGTGCTATGCAAGTTATCTAATAAATGTGGGTTTAGGTTTGCAATTTTATCCTTGCTCTCTAAACACAACATTAAGGTTTTGGTGTTTCTTTAAAGTGCATTTTCCCCCATAGGCTTTGGGATGGGGAACACAACGTTGACACGTGTGCCAAATGATTTATTTGGGTTCATTCCCAGCATTTCTGTAGGGCTGACATTTCGACATCACAGCACCACTGTTTTGTTCTGTGGGAAAGCAATGGCAGCATAATGGGCTCAGACTTGCTGAAACTACCAGGGTCTCCTTACTCAAGAGCAGCTATGGGAATTAAATGTCATGACTTCTAAAACCTGCAGGTTGGCTCCTGGATTTCCCTTCTATGAACTGAGGAATCCCTTTCATTGTGGTACAGCTGCAGTTCAGCAGGCACATTCTGGCTAAAGGAAAGGGCAGGCAGTAATGATTTGGGCAGATTATTACTGTACCTTCTCACATTATACCTACCTTTAGAGGACGCTAGCTGTTGATGCTACTAAAGAAAGACTGAGTAGTCCTTATTCCTTCCAAGATGACATTCCTAGCACTGCAAGGCAAAGCATGATGATAACATAACTGTCCCCTTAATGACGACAATATTTGCAGTCCAGAGAAAACGAATCTCTCATACATATGACCCAAGTATTTTTCCAGATGTTTAAGGTGCATTTTAGAAATCATTATGTACTTAGTGTCACTTTTAAAAATCAGTGTAGTTGTGTTTGTCTTGCCCCCAAACTGCAGTTGCATGTCTTTTACAATAAGGTGATAAATTGTCTTTCTTTCAGGTGTCTTTGTCTGAAAGCGATGACTCACAAGATTCCTCAGATAGTATAGATTCTTCACAGAAAGCCAGGGATATTCTTGTGCGCCGTCCATCGTACAGGTCAGTAGGTTCTATAAAAGCATCTGTGTTTTTTTGATCTTTTGTTTGTCTTCTATGATTTTGAAGAAATATTGAATCATGTTTTCCCTTGATGATTCCTTATCTGTAACGGGCTGCCTGGGTCTTTCCTTGCAGACTATGCGGAATTCCTTTTGGTTCCAAAGTCTGAATTTATGCCATTGGCACCATATTTATTAATGGTTACTCTGCTTGCCAGTTTGCTTCCAGACTGAAATCAAGATAGATCTTTTGATTTAGTCAGTGACTAAAATATCCTAGGTACCCTGTATCTTCATGTGAGCCTATCAAATAACTTCATTCTGATTCTGGGGCCCTAGTTTGTGTGTCACCATCATAAAAAACCTCGCTTGGTTGCTCACTCTGTTACATCCTCCTTGCTGCCTCTGTTAAAAGAAAGAGCCATTCTTCATGGCATGCTGGGCTCATTGCATCATCAAATGTGGAGAAAGGTCTAGAGAAAGGGATTTGTGCAATTTGTCAATATATCTCAACCAAAAATCATTAGATATTTGAATGCTTATTAATGAATGTGTAATCATCGGTTATTAAGGTGTATTCTTCTGTGAGTGCCATCCTGTTCAGTGTAATAAGGACAACTCTCAGTTTATGTAGTAATCTGAACTACtgtggttttaatggtttttttggGGCCATTCTAATTCCCAACTTTTCTTTTTTGACATTTTTAGAGTTTCAAGCCCTCTatattgcaataaaacaaaatagacaCTAAAATGAGACACCAAAACACTCATTAAGTCCTCCCTTCCCATGACCTCCTTTTGCCCCTGTAACCTCActctttaaaaaagaatacaaataaaataatgcatGAAAAACATTACAAGTAGTACTTCTATTTTAATTGCTTCGGCCTCTGTTTATTATAAGTGTAGTTAAAAATACAGATAATTTGGATATTTTGACTAAAATTCAGTTCTTGTAATTTCATCTTTTATTTCATATCTCAATATGatcccagatttttttcttttttatctagattatttatttatttattgtatttgtttatttatttatttattgtatttgtctgcgacccttctcagccctcagataTTGTtttcaatataatatattgttgtttttctcCCTTCATTTAAAAATTCTTATTTCATCAATTCATCCACTACATAACAagactatattttattttaattattccaGAGTATGTTTATCCATGTTCCTTCTCAATGTTTTTCTTTAACAGCATGCCATTTTACCTACCTACTCACAAATAATCTTAATTCTTACAGTTTGAACATTTTATCTATAGTTCAATTCTTTTAATTTCATATTTTATGTATTACATCAATATTCCCCCTCTAGATTTTGGGTTATAATCAACAGTTTTCTATATATTGCTTCATTATATTTTCCCCTTCATTCTCACTACTCTTATTTTATCAGTCCACCCTCCCACTTCATAAAAAGAAGTTAGTacaagtattttattttaagtcTTCTAGAGTATTCAATTTGtttatcccatcatccattatctGCCTTACCTCCCAGGAGACAGGAGTAGGAGAAGGAGGGATGATCCAGCCTCAAACAAACagctgtttctgtttgtttgcttgtttgtttgtttgtttgttgaactGCCTCCCCTCTGATTAATAAAAACCCTTCTTTCTtcaaaggcaatttacaaaatctgaaatgaagTTCTTTGGAGAAAGGATGGAGGAGGGAAAATCTGAGTTTCAGAGACTtctatttcaggtttttttttaaactgtcttgtcttcagagaaagaaggaagggtcaGCTCCAAACAGACTATTATGTgaagaacacaaaaataccaattttgccaccAAAATTTTGCAATGACTGTTACTCaatggcaactattatgcaattaaATGTgatatttttcttaattttttaatcttgacatttgagatgaTTTATGGCAAGGCAGTGAACAGGGCTAGAGTGAAAAATATTTGGCACTGAAGTTGTAATTGTACCAACTTAATTCAGGATGGTTTTCCCAGCAATCTGTTTGAATAgtttgctgtcctttttctagaAAAATCTTCAACGACCTTTCTTCCGAAGATACACACAATAGGAAAGGAGATGAGGCAAATCCAGGTGTCTCCACTGTCACGTCTATGTCTGTCTCTGCACCTGTTTACCAGACCAGCACGGGACAATACAGTATGTAACATTAAGAAGGTTTTGTCCTTGGAAATGTTGCTCCTAATGAAAGTTAAGTTTGgcattagtatttttaaaaatccatcttgGGCTTCCTATCTGaagcttttaaatctttttatggAGAATGATAGATAGTTCTGTCTGTCTCTTTTAAAAAGTGCTTAAGCAATGCAGCActgacaaaagaaagaaaatgttactTAGTTTATTTAGAAAGTGAAGGGTGAATGAAGGGAATTATTCATAGGCAACAGAAAGTGTTCAGTGAACAATTCCTGCGGCAGCTGCGAAAGGAAAGGACGTTTTATAGGTTGTGCCTATATTATGTAGTGATCAACaccatctttctctttttttaaaatctcaaaagtCGCCATTGCTCCAAATGGACCATTACAGCTAAATAGCCCAGGAGCAGAGAATGTGCAGAGTTTGCAGACAATTGCAAATGCTGGTGGGACTCCGCTATTACAGTATGTGCAAACGTCCAACGGTCaacagatatttgtgccaagtaacCAGGTGGTAGTGCAAAGTAAGTATATCAACAGTGGTTTAGGGCTCGTTAGAAGGGTTTTTATTCTGGCTATCTCAAGTTCTACCATATTCCAAATATCTTTGGGAATAATGTTATGGattgttgaagggtttcatggccggaatcactgggttgctgcaaaTTTTTTTGGCTGTATGTCTGAgaagacctctgaacaaacctctgagagtgcttgccacagatgcaggtgaaatttcaggagagaatgctactgaaacatggccatgcacCCTGAAAAGCAGCAACCCAATATTATGGATTATTCTCAAGTTCTTCTATTACATTGATCTTTTATTAGTTTTTAATTTGCTGGTGTACTTCTTTCACCTGTATGAAGCCTTATTCAAGCATGATTCTGTGACATGAATTCATTGTGATCTTAAATTATACTTGTCTCATAATATATACACCTGCATAACTTGACCTTATGTATACGTCAAGGGCAGATTTCAGGGCCAATATTATGGATCGTGATATGACTTATGGGTAAATCAAGGGTAATTTGATAGAAAAGGGGAAGCAACAGTGTTGCCTCCGGCCACCAGATTTCCCTCCAGACACACAAAAAGGCCAGACATCACATGGTTGATAGGCATTAATGGCATAGTAATAACTCTTAGCCAAAAGAAGCTATTCCCCTTCTCTGAGTTAGGTGCCAAAGGTTGGGAGCTTAACTCATCTCTGAATAACATGAAAGAAGCACcaatcctcccttttctttctgctGCTGTGCTGCttctagctttttaaaaattctccagATAAGAAAATGGCAGTGGTCCATTTTTGGACCTTCCCCTCCAGTGGGCACAGAGAAAGTAGAAGAGGTTGAGTTTCTTTTACCTTCTCCTGGGATAGGCTGATCAATTGTCTTTATTTAGTTCCTCTACTCAGAGAGGAGGTGGTTCCTTTTTTATTACCATTCAGATGCAGTACTTACACTAGGAAGTCCACCGAATTGTTTGCATATCAGGTTTTGATTTctcttatacatgagcatatacagtATGTATAGCATCCCCAAGTGAGTGTCCACAGCCTGGGCAGGAGCTGGGCTTGTGAGTGCATAGGGCATATCTACCAGGTTTTTACCTTAATATGGCCAAGTAGAATATTGTACAAATACATTCTTTTTACGTGGACACTACCATTAtaatgtttgcttgtttgttgcaTTTATATCTTGCTGTTCTcttaaaattgcattcaaggcaacGATTTTCAAAAGATGCACTAAAACATTCAATTGCAAAATTAGGGAGGGAATTAGCTGAACTAAAATATGattaaagataattaaaacatttaaaacctatTTCAAATAAGGTTTCATTACAAAAGTATAAACAAAGCAATGCTTATAAATACACTACTCTTCCataattaaaattcacaatttaaacTGAAAACTTCTTGCCACACCAGATGAAGAGCAGggacaaagcagttttcaaaacAGTGAGCACAAttgtacagttttaaacacataaaAGGCATGTACCTCTTTTAATCAGCTTGAaagcccttgaagactgttcggaaacttcaattagtccaacaatcggcagccagattgctcaccggagcgacattcagggagcataccacccccctgttatgtcagctccactggctgccggttcagttccgagcacaattcaaggtgctggttttgacctacaaaaccctgtacggttctggtccagtgtatctgtccgaacgtatctccctctacgtcccaccccgaaatctaagatcatctgagaaggccctgctctcgaccccaccactctcacaagtgaggctggtggggacgaggagcagggctttctcagtggtagccccttgcctgtggaactcactcccgggggaaatcagggcatcatcatccatcctctccttcaggaggagggtgaagacgtggttatgggaccaggcctttgggcaatcaggcAATTAAGTAAGACAGTCAGGTgaataagaccaacaggattgatgaagtggaatggaaaactagaactatgagttagcgatcACTGACCTTGTAagagaggaattgggtttgtattggtttttattgattttattgatataatgCATGAACTAGTGTGATGTAATTGTGAAATTGtctaattttgtgttttgattgttttgtactgcaggcatcgaatcgtgccttgcttctgtaagccgccctgagtcccctttggggtgagaagggcggggtaaaagaaccccaaataaataaataaagtgccagGCAAATATTTGCTGTTTCTAAATCTTCCAAAGAGACACATACCCAATTGTGGACTTGTTCACCTGTTAGATGTGATTTATACTTACGTGCATTTGCCAAAAGACAGTTAAGTGAAAATAATTTACCTTGTATTTTCATTCCTGTTCCTCTGCAGCAGCCTCGGGTGACATGCAGACATACCAGATACGAAGCACCCCAAACACGGCTTCTCTCCCTCAGACGGTGGTTATGACGTCTCCAGTCTCCTTGACATCGCAGTCATCCAAGACAGATGATCCACAATTGAAACGAGAAATTAGGCTCATGAAAAACAGGTATTTGGTTGCCATTAGGCATTTGCCAGGGTACTTTTCCCTTAGTCTAATTCTTGGATACAGCTATATTGGCATCTATGCTTGTTTTTTAATACTTTGGGGAGAGAGAGCAggttagaaattattattattattgttttgttggtGTTTTGCTTCTTCTAAGAAATATCGTGTCTGATTTTCTTATTTGCTGCCGCTGTAATTATGGTCTGTAAATCAGAGGACCCTTGATTTTGAACCTCTGAATTGTCGGCTTGGAATACAAGTAGACGGGTTGGTCCTCTGGAGCATTGCTTCTTCAACTGTGGGTCACAAAccctttagctcaatgttagAATCACAAAAAATTGTTAACAGTAAAAGGTTACTGAATCTATTAGCTGTTTTAGAAATTTACACAAATCTGCTAGCAACAATGCGCAGTGCTTACTCCACAACAAatactttataaaaaggaaaaatttAGTACACTTTGCAAATGCCAAATTATTTTttaacctattttatatacctatatactagGCCTGTTGGTTTTagttcgttatttcgtaatttattcgttatttttagcatatccgacgcgatttcgaaacatattttcaaacccggaagggtttaaaaatatcgaaacagcagccccattttttttacgagcttcagctcgtctcgttaatgggatggaggctgctgtgctgctggtgcctgggagccaatccggcgctcccaagcaccccagcagtaaatggggcgggcggggcgaaggggcggcgcgagcaacacagctgggaggagccggagccgatcggatggcgcgcgcgctcctgcgccctcctcctcctcctcctcctcctggcacttcctgcaacacagctgggaggaggaggaggaggaggagggcgcaggagcgcgcgcgccatccgatcggctccg
This genomic interval from Anolis sagrei isolate rAnoSag1 chromosome 2, rAnoSag1.mat, whole genome shotgun sequence contains the following:
- the ATF1 gene encoding cyclic AMP-dependent transcription factor ATF-1 isoform X3, whose protein sequence is MSLRGSTPLGAFTKSVQLCGDQVQGVIHSAQASSVIHSPQGQSAQVSLSESDDSQDSSDSIDSSQKARDILVRRPSYRKIFNDLSSEDTHNRKGDEANPGVSTVTSMSVSAPVYQTSTGQYIAIAPNGPLQLNSPGAENVQSLQTIANAGGTPLLQYVQTSNGQQIFVPSNQVVVQTASGDMQTYQIRSTPNTASLPQTVVMTSPVSLTSQSSKTDDPQLKREIRLMKNREAARECRRKKKEYVKCLENRVAVLENQNKTLIEELKTLKDLYCHKNV
- the ATF1 gene encoding cyclic AMP-dependent transcription factor ATF-1 isoform X2; protein product: MEEAHKTSNNSATSPQTALLQGTTLQATQLSRVSQQMSLRGSTPLGAFTKSVQLCGDQVQGVIHSAQASSVIHSPQGQSAQVSLSESDDSQDSSDSIDSSQKARDILVRRPSYRKIFNDLSSEDTHNRKGDEANPGVSTVTSMSVSAPVYQTSTGQYIAIAPNGPLQLNSPGAENVQSLQTIANAGGTPLLQYVQTSNGQQIFVPSNQVVVQTASGDMQTYQIRSTPNTASLPQTVVMTSPVSLTSQSSKTDDPQLKREIRLMKNREAARECRRKKKEYVKCLENRVAVLENQNKTLIEELKTLKDLYCHKNV
- the ATF1 gene encoding cyclic AMP-dependent transcription factor ATF-1 isoform X4 codes for the protein MQSMEEAHKTSNNSATSPQTALLQGTTLQATQLSRVSQQVSLSESDDSQDSSDSIDSSQKARDILVRRPSYRKIFNDLSSEDTHNRKGDEANPGVSTVTSMSVSAPVYQTSTGQYIAIAPNGPLQLNSPGAENVQSLQTIANAGGTPLLQYVQTSNGQQIFVPSNQVVVQTASGDMQTYQIRSTPNTASLPQTVVMTSPVSLTSQSSKTDDPQLKREIRLMKNREAARECRRKKKEYVKCLENRVAVLENQNKTLIEELKTLKDLYCHKNV
- the ATF1 gene encoding cyclic AMP-dependent transcription factor ATF-1 isoform X1: MQSMEEAHKTSNNSATSPQTALLQGTTLQATQLSRVSQQMSLRGSTPLGAFTKSVQLCGDQVQGVIHSAQASSVIHSPQGQSAQVSLSESDDSQDSSDSIDSSQKARDILVRRPSYRKIFNDLSSEDTHNRKGDEANPGVSTVTSMSVSAPVYQTSTGQYIAIAPNGPLQLNSPGAENVQSLQTIANAGGTPLLQYVQTSNGQQIFVPSNQVVVQTASGDMQTYQIRSTPNTASLPQTVVMTSPVSLTSQSSKTDDPQLKREIRLMKNREAARECRRKKKEYVKCLENRVAVLENQNKTLIEELKTLKDLYCHKNV